In Flavobacterium gelatinilyticum, a genomic segment contains:
- a CDS encoding TetR/AcrR family transcriptional regulator has translation MKETKQHILETSYKLFLSKTFKEVSMKELVDAAGLSKGAFYHYFSSKEELFREVIEQHLMGKILFYYDKLDNSSLQSFYTNYLELLNQYSAQRAESNDSNLLTMIFEAIRMFPELRENFSKLNTLELNIWTEVVVRAKQNDEIKTKMSNESIAQIFIFTRIAVGIRRNMGIELHPEKIITEKLRTVWNDFYNELKSDLIS, from the coding sequence ATGAAAGAAACAAAGCAGCACATACTTGAAACAAGCTACAAACTATTCTTGAGCAAAACTTTCAAAGAAGTTTCAATGAAAGAATTGGTCGATGCCGCGGGATTGTCAAAAGGCGCTTTTTATCATTACTTTTCCAGTAAAGAGGAATTATTCAGGGAAGTTATCGAACAGCATCTTATGGGGAAAATATTGTTCTATTACGATAAATTGGATAATAGTTCCCTACAGTCTTTTTATACCAATTACCTAGAGCTTCTAAATCAATACTCTGCTCAAAGGGCAGAATCCAATGACAGTAATCTGCTTACCATGATATTTGAAGCAATCAGAATGTTTCCTGAACTTAGAGAAAACTTTTCTAAACTTAACACTCTTGAGCTTAATATTTGGACAGAAGTTGTTGTCCGTGCAAAACAGAATGATGAAATCAAAACAAAGATGAGTAATGAAAGCATTGCTCAAATTTTCATATTTACAAGGATTGCCGTCGGTATTCGAAGAAATATGGGAATAGAACTGCATCCTGAAAAAATAATAACAGAAAAACTAAGAACTGTTTGGAATGATTTCTACAATGAACTTAAATCCGATTTAATTTCCTAA
- a CDS encoding DHA2 family efflux MFS transporter permease subunit → MENNFSEKDEANTAESEKKTETVVYPQGLEKWLLVITAISCAVLELIDTTIVNVALREISGNIGATTTEIAWVITSYGIANVIIIPLSSMLSNLFGRKIYFSSSVIIFTFASLMCGLSDSLWVLVFWRFIQGIGGGGLLSTAQSIILGAFPPKEAATGQAIFGLGVILGPTFGPVLGGFITDNFSWHWIFFVNVPIGVIAALLAMRYVTNLPGVEKLKKIDWWGIVFLVVGIGSLQFILEEGSSKDWFESSEIVFFFITAVLGIIAFIVRELSIDYPAVNLRLYKSFNLAMGNVLNFVIGMVINGSVFIFPLFTQVALGWTATKQGAFMIPGAIATSIGMIIVSRFLNKGSNPKTIMLIGLLMNSTFLFMLSFSGPESNESHFFWPFIIRGFGTALMMMPILGLAVAGLQGKDLAQATGLSNMLRQMGGAVGIAIINIYLNRSTADIHGNMIGNVSDYSEAANERLASFTQMFSQAGYSSDQASQAAYSMLDGIVTKQQMLVSYNQGFGMLGGAVLFCIPFILLIRYNKKEKMRVVNDH, encoded by the coding sequence ATGGAAAATAATTTTTCTGAAAAGGATGAAGCAAACACAGCTGAATCCGAAAAAAAAACGGAAACAGTTGTATATCCTCAAGGCCTCGAGAAATGGTTACTAGTCATTACCGCTATTTCATGCGCAGTACTGGAACTTATTGATACAACTATTGTAAATGTCGCCTTGAGAGAAATCAGCGGTAATATTGGTGCTACGACAACAGAGATTGCATGGGTCATTACGTCTTACGGAATTGCTAATGTTATTATTATTCCTCTATCAAGCATGCTCTCCAACCTCTTTGGGAGAAAGATCTACTTCAGCAGTTCTGTTATCATATTTACATTCGCCTCATTGATGTGCGGTTTATCCGACAGCTTATGGGTACTGGTTTTCTGGCGTTTTATCCAAGGCATTGGTGGTGGTGGCCTTCTGTCAACCGCGCAATCAATTATTTTAGGTGCATTTCCCCCCAAAGAAGCCGCAACAGGTCAGGCCATTTTCGGACTGGGAGTCATACTCGGCCCTACATTTGGCCCTGTCTTAGGTGGTTTTATAACTGATAACTTTTCGTGGCACTGGATATTCTTTGTAAACGTGCCTATTGGTGTAATCGCCGCCTTACTCGCTATGAGATACGTAACAAATCTTCCCGGTGTGGAAAAATTAAAGAAAATCGATTGGTGGGGAATTGTATTTCTAGTCGTCGGCATTGGATCTCTGCAGTTCATTTTAGAAGAAGGTTCGTCAAAAGACTGGTTTGAAAGTTCAGAAATTGTATTTTTCTTTATCACAGCCGTTCTAGGTATTATCGCTTTTATTGTCCGTGAGCTTTCTATAGATTATCCAGCAGTGAATCTTCGTCTGTATAAAAGTTTCAATCTTGCGATGGGTAATGTCTTGAATTTTGTTATTGGGATGGTAATCAATGGTTCTGTATTTATTTTCCCTCTTTTTACACAAGTTGCGTTAGGATGGACGGCTACAAAGCAGGGAGCTTTTATGATACCCGGAGCTATTGCAACTTCCATAGGCATGATCATTGTCAGCCGATTTCTAAACAAAGGATCTAACCCAAAAACCATAATGCTCATAGGTCTTTTAATGAATTCCACTTTTCTTTTTATGCTTTCATTTTCAGGACCGGAATCAAATGAAAGTCATTTCTTCTGGCCATTTATAATCAGAGGATTTGGAACTGCCTTAATGATGATGCCTATACTAGGATTAGCAGTTGCTGGATTGCAGGGAAAGGATTTGGCCCAGGCAACTGGACTATCAAATATGCTCCGACAAATGGGTGGTGCTGTTGGAATTGCTATCATTAACATTTACCTGAACCGTTCGACAGCCGATATTCACGGAAACATGATTGGAAATGTTTCAGATTATAGCGAAGCAGCCAACGAACGGCTTGCATCTTTTACGCAAATGTTTTCTCAGGCAGGCTATTCCAGCGATCAGGCCTCACAAGCGGCTTACAGCATGCTGGACGGAATTGTCACCAAGCAGCAGATGCTGGTAAGCTACAATCAAGGCTTTGGCATGTTAGGAGGAGCCGTTTTATTCTGTATTCCTTTCATACTGCTGATCAGATATAATAAGAAAGAAAAAATGAGGGTAGTAAATGACCACTAA
- a CDS encoding helix-turn-helix domain-containing protein encodes MQGIIDKSLSLEDTCVEFNIPSSSVIIQWQKNYQKQGVLGLQNKPKGRPKPMTFKRTKKKSTKPLTREDERDYFCATKPKSYKVVHRAKERQSCLYVKQSFKILHKICKFIYQFSAMNQLSFYNFCINPT; translated from the coding sequence TTGCAGGGAATTATAGATAAATCACTATCTTTGGAAGACACTTGTGTTGAGTTTAATATTCCTAGTAGTTCTGTTATCATTCAGTGGCAGAAGAATTATCAAAAACAAGGAGTTTTAGGCTTACAGAATAAACCTAAAGGAAGACCTAAGCCTATGACTTTCAAAAGAACCAAAAAGAAATCCACCAAACCTCTTACTAGAGAAGATGAAAGGGATTACTTTTGTGCCACAAAACCTAAATCGTATAAAGTAGTTCATAGAGCCAAAGAAAGACAATCCTGCCTTTACGTAAAACAATCTTTTAAAATCCTCCATAAAATTTGTAAATTTATATATCAGTTTAGTGCGATGAATCAATTGAGTTTTTATAATTTTTGCATCAATCCTACTTAG
- a CDS encoding cysteine hydrolase family protein, with protein sequence MSKALIVIDIQNDYFENGAMELSGALKASENAAKIIEKFRSEEQPVIHVQHLSVAPGAFFFLPETEGVKIHQNVKPLESEKVITKYYPNSFRDTDLLEYLKSQNITELVFTGMMTHICVDATVRAAKDFEFECTVIGNACATRDLEVNGQKVNAADVQTAFLAGLSFFYASVINTNDYLAV encoded by the coding sequence ATGAGCAAAGCATTAATTGTTATAGACATACAGAATGATTACTTTGAAAATGGAGCAATGGAACTTTCAGGCGCTCTAAAGGCAAGCGAAAACGCGGCTAAAATTATTGAAAAATTCAGGTCTGAAGAACAGCCAGTTATACATGTTCAGCATTTATCCGTAGCTCCTGGGGCATTTTTCTTTCTGCCTGAAACAGAAGGCGTCAAAATCCACCAGAATGTAAAACCGCTGGAATCTGAAAAGGTTATAACGAAATATTATCCTAACAGTTTTAGGGATACTGATCTCTTGGAATATCTAAAATCACAAAACATCACAGAACTTGTTTTTACAGGAATGATGACTCATATTTGCGTGGATGCTACTGTAAGAGCGGCAAAAGATTTTGAATTTGAATGCACTGTGATAGGCAATGCCTGCGCTACAAGAGATTTGGAAGTAAACGGTCAAAAGGTAAATGCTGCAGATGTACAGACAGCGTTTCTTGCAGGATTGAGTTTTTTCTATGCTTCTGTAATAAACACGAACGATTATCTGGCAGTTTAA
- a CDS encoding transposase, translating into MERKVKYSYEFKLLCVNEVLKKNYSINSVAKEKNLRISNLCKWISFYKKVGKEGLLPRKNQYYSVDFK; encoded by the coding sequence ATGGAAAGAAAAGTCAAATACAGTTATGAATTTAAGCTTCTTTGTGTCAATGAAGTTTTAAAAAAGAATTATTCAATTAATTCAGTTGCAAAAGAGAAAAATTTAAGAATATCAAATCTCTGTAAATGGATTAGTTTTTACAAAAAGGTTGGTAAAGAAGGGCTATTACCTAGAAAGAATCAATACTATTCTGTTGATTTTAAGTAA
- a CDS encoding helix-turn-helix domain-containing protein, translating to MRTIKFHKSECGVDILLNVLRGNDVKVNYLKTEMYNADFFEILLFKKAKGTLILNQQKITINDDTIVFISPFQKRQWNLEPDGLDFTILVFQEDFLNDFFSDKFFTYRLLYFYQLNFPLSISIDKADLEKACSLLTEIKGELLEPKPDSVHIIRSLLYYLLQKFNREYANRFDLSLEKAENNYAYQFKQLLELHITEKQRIDDYVSLLGISRITINSAVKKQFNVTATHLLKQRLLFEIKNYLIHSGKNVSEIADELHFSEPSHLMRFFKMQTGMTTTEFLADYQNDTFS from the coding sequence TTGAGAACAATTAAATTTCATAAGTCGGAATGCGGCGTTGATATTCTACTAAATGTTTTAAGAGGCAATGATGTAAAAGTCAACTACCTGAAAACAGAAATGTATAATGCTGATTTTTTTGAGATTCTTCTTTTTAAAAAAGCAAAAGGCACTCTTATTTTAAATCAGCAGAAAATAACGATAAACGACGATACCATTGTATTTATTTCTCCTTTTCAGAAAAGACAATGGAATTTAGAACCTGACGGTTTAGATTTTACTATACTTGTTTTTCAGGAAGATTTTCTAAATGATTTTTTCTCAGATAAATTTTTCACCTACCGCCTATTGTACTTTTATCAGTTAAACTTTCCGCTAAGTATCAGTATTGACAAGGCAGATCTTGAAAAGGCATGCAGCCTGCTTACAGAAATAAAAGGAGAACTTTTGGAGCCAAAACCTGACAGCGTGCACATTATACGTTCGCTTTTATACTATTTATTGCAGAAATTCAACCGTGAATATGCTAATAGATTTGATCTTTCTCTTGAGAAAGCAGAAAATAATTACGCCTATCAGTTTAAACAATTACTCGAACTTCATATTACTGAAAAACAGCGAATCGATGACTATGTCTCTTTATTAGGCATAAGCCGTATAACTATTAATTCGGCTGTTAAAAAGCAGTTTAACGTTACCGCAACACATCTTCTAAAGCAAAGACTTCTCTTTGAGATAAAAAATTACCTTATCCACTCAGGAAAAAATGTTTCAGAAATTGCGGATGAGCTGCACTTTTCTGAACCCAGCCATTTAATGCGTTTCTTTAAAATGCAGACTGGAATGACGACTACGGAATTTTTAGCGGATTATCAGAATGATACATTTAGCTAA
- a CDS encoding alpha/beta hydrolase produces MKDFRFWILVTATSIFSLKVSAQAKQDDCTVQLEGLKKINQWTLVYENAITENVPGKVNVHPVTCKLHNIDIAANVYTPPNYDPSKKYAAIVVAHPNGGIKEQVAGSYAQQLAELGYITIAADASYQGASGGFPRNVDRPSNRIEDGYRFKLK; encoded by the coding sequence ATGAAAGATTTTAGATTTTGGATACTTGTTACAGCCACTTCCATCTTTTCATTGAAAGTCTCTGCTCAAGCAAAGCAAGATGATTGCACAGTGCAATTGGAAGGGTTAAAGAAGATAAATCAATGGACTCTTGTATATGAAAACGCAATAACGGAAAATGTTCCTGGAAAAGTAAATGTCCATCCTGTTACTTGTAAGCTGCACAATATTGACATAGCTGCCAATGTTTATACACCACCAAACTATGATCCATCAAAAAAATATGCCGCTATTGTGGTAGCACATCCAAATGGAGGTATAAAAGAACAAGTTGCAGGCTCATATGCACAACAGTTAGCCGAACTAGGATATATTACAATTGCTGCAGACGCCTCTTATCAAGGAGCAAGCGGAGGATTTCCAAGAAATGTCGACAGACCCTCGAACAGAATAGAAGATGGCTATAGATTTAAACTAAAATAA
- a CDS encoding SRPBCC family protein — protein MNEIVHRIAVKGSSAEEVYQRLATLEGLKSWWTVDTAGTPEKVGGKIEFRFVGGGFEMEVAKLEPGKLVEWNVVGGEKEWIGSVIRWELKEDGGYSVVLFSHTKWKEKSEFMQHCSTKWAIFLMSLKSALETGQGAPNPHDVKIDNWN, from the coding sequence ATGAATGAAATAGTGCACAGGATCGCAGTGAAGGGATCCTCGGCCGAGGAGGTATATCAGAGGCTGGCCACCCTGGAGGGGCTCAAATCGTGGTGGACGGTGGATACTGCCGGGACACCTGAAAAAGTAGGTGGGAAAATAGAGTTCCGTTTTGTCGGCGGCGGCTTCGAAATGGAGGTCGCAAAGCTGGAGCCCGGAAAGCTTGTGGAATGGAACGTGGTCGGAGGCGAAAAGGAATGGATCGGCTCGGTGATACGATGGGAACTGAAGGAGGATGGCGGATACTCCGTTGTGCTTTTCAGCCACACCAAGTGGAAGGAGAAATCCGAGTTCATGCAGCACTGCAGCACCAAATGGGCCATCTTTCTGATGAGCCTGAAATCGGCTCTTGAAACCGGTCAGGGGGCACCGAATCCCCATGATGTGAAGATCGACAACTGGAATTGA
- a CDS encoding MBL fold metallo-hydrolase → MKKLVLAIALIAFMSSSYGQKQTSIQLIRNATVVFRYSGSEFLIDPMLAKKGAYPGFPGTANSNLRNPLVELPVTAESLLEPDAVLLTHLHPDHWDEAAIKMLSKDKPVLTQNKEDAEIVRNEGFKDVRILSDKSKFKNIQIQKIHAQHGSDEAYANPQLAERLGEVSGYFFNEAGQKSVYFVGDAIWTDSFEAVLKSLKPDVVVLNTGFAQVDGFGAIIMGKEDVLKVHKVLPNATIVAIHMEAINHCILSRKELADYVKSNGISKKVIIAADGERIKL, encoded by the coding sequence ATGAAAAAATTAGTTTTAGCAATTGCTTTAATTGCATTTATGTCTTCGTCTTATGGACAGAAGCAGACAAGTATCCAATTAATCAGAAATGCTACTGTGGTGTTTCGCTACTCAGGCAGTGAATTTCTTATTGATCCTATGCTAGCAAAAAAAGGTGCTTATCCAGGTTTTCCGGGAACGGCAAATTCAAATCTGCGTAATCCACTAGTTGAACTTCCAGTTACAGCCGAAAGTCTTCTTGAACCAGATGCAGTGCTTTTAACACATCTGCATCCTGACCATTGGGATGAAGCAGCTATAAAAATGCTTTCAAAAGATAAGCCTGTTTTGACTCAGAACAAGGAAGATGCTGAAATTGTGCGAAATGAAGGATTCAAAGATGTACGAATTTTATCGGATAAATCGAAATTTAAGAATATCCAAATTCAAAAAATTCATGCCCAACATGGGTCGGACGAGGCATATGCGAATCCTCAATTGGCAGAAAGATTAGGTGAAGTCTCAGGTTATTTCTTTAATGAAGCAGGCCAAAAGTCAGTATATTTTGTTGGTGACGCGATTTGGACAGATTCTTTTGAAGCTGTTTTAAAAAGTTTGAAACCCGATGTTGTTGTTTTAAATACAGGCTTCGCTCAGGTGGATGGTTTTGGAGCCATTATTATGGGGAAAGAAGATGTTTTAAAAGTGCACAAAGTTTTACCGAATGCTACAATTGTTGCAATACATATGGAAGCTATCAATCATTGCATTCTGAGTAGAAAAGAACTTGCAGATTATGTAAAAAGCAATGGCATTTCTAAGAAAGTAATCATTGCTGCGGATGGTGAGAGAATTAAACTTTAA
- a CDS encoding HlyD family secretion protein: protein MEKKTESKKSVKKIKIIAIAITAVLAITLTVHFTGAQYESTDNAQLDSNLYSIRSGVTGFVKEIHFQDNQKVKRGDTLIIFDTDELQAKVQQAQAVLLNSKANLSVSKNNASAGSDNASASQKTAESNRQAIGAAKAKLNKAQLDLERVNKLLDVKGATQEQLDNAKANLQIAQSEYKKSLNQEQSALASFKGAKSQARAYSGQIGLSNAQISQRQAELNLALKQLSYAYVIAPCDGIVTKRAFNQGQYVTIGQSLCVVVDSEKHWITANFKETQIEKMKIGNNVIIKLDSHSNIELNGKIESFGGATGAKFSLLPPDNATGNFIKITQRVPVRISIDNFPPAKKYELFPGLSAFVKVKVN from the coding sequence ATGGAAAAAAAAACAGAATCAAAAAAATCCGTAAAAAAAATAAAGATAATTGCGATAGCCATTACGGCTGTACTTGCCATTACATTAACAGTTCATTTTACAGGAGCGCAATATGAATCGACCGACAATGCGCAACTTGACAGCAACCTCTACTCTATCCGCTCGGGCGTTACCGGATTTGTTAAAGAAATACACTTTCAAGACAATCAGAAAGTAAAAAGAGGAGATACTCTTATTATTTTTGATACAGATGAGTTGCAGGCAAAAGTGCAGCAGGCTCAGGCGGTTCTTCTAAACTCTAAAGCAAATCTGTCGGTATCCAAAAACAACGCATCAGCGGGAAGCGATAATGCATCGGCTTCACAAAAGACAGCAGAATCAAACAGGCAAGCAATTGGCGCAGCAAAAGCCAAACTGAATAAAGCGCAGCTAGATCTTGAGAGAGTAAATAAGCTACTGGACGTTAAAGGTGCTACGCAGGAACAGCTTGACAATGCAAAAGCAAACCTGCAGATAGCCCAGTCAGAATACAAAAAATCTTTAAATCAGGAACAGTCTGCGTTGGCATCTTTTAAGGGAGCAAAATCACAAGCCAGGGCTTACTCAGGCCAGATTGGACTTTCGAATGCACAAATCTCACAGCGTCAGGCAGAACTAAATTTAGCTCTAAAACAGCTATCTTATGCATATGTGATTGCTCCATGCGACGGAATCGTAACCAAACGCGCATTCAATCAAGGGCAGTATGTAACAATAGGACAGTCTTTATGCGTTGTGGTCGATTCTGAAAAACACTGGATTACAGCTAATTTCAAAGAAACGCAGATCGAGAAAATGAAAATTGGCAACAATGTCATAATAAAATTAGATTCTCATTCTAATATAGAATTAAACGGCAAAATTGAGTCTTTTGGAGGTGCTACAGGCGCGAAATTCAGTCTGCTTCCACCTGATAATGCTACTGGCAATTTTATCAAAATCACACAACGTGTTCCTGTCCGCATATCAATAGATAATTTCCCACCTGCCAAAAAGTATGAGCTTTTTCCAGGACTAAGCGCTTTTGTGAAAGTTAAAGTAAACTAA
- a CDS encoding GlxA family transcriptional regulator yields MKHITILIPEGDSNLSSIVGSYKILSRANEFWTNKRGKGYRIQLAGSQPEVGFKGGLFAVRPHLAFSAIQATDLVVVPSLNHNFANAIRDNQEMIGWIARQRAGGAEIASICTGAFMLAAAGLLDGKSCSTHWAAHHQMLELFPEVRLERDKLITDQDGLYTNGGAFSFLNLLLYLVEKYFDRETAIYCSKVFQIDMDRQSQSPYTIFTGQKRHMDRVIIQAQEYLEDNGHEKISMQDLAGQFALSRRNFDRRFIRATGNTPLEYLQRIRVEIAKKAFESTGKSIAEVMYEVGYSDVNAFRQVFRRITGVLPAVYKDRYNKHEAI; encoded by the coding sequence ATGAAACACATCACTATTTTGATTCCGGAAGGCGACAGCAACCTGAGCAGCATCGTGGGATCCTATAAGATACTGTCCAGGGCCAATGAATTCTGGACCAATAAAAGGGGAAAGGGCTATAGGATACAGCTTGCCGGCAGCCAGCCGGAAGTGGGCTTCAAGGGCGGGCTTTTTGCCGTGCGTCCCCATCTGGCTTTTTCAGCCATCCAGGCCACGGACCTTGTGGTGGTGCCCTCCCTGAACCATAATTTTGCCAACGCCATACGTGACAACCAGGAGATGATCGGCTGGATAGCCCGACAGCGGGCCGGTGGCGCAGAGATCGCGAGCATATGCACGGGTGCCTTCATGCTGGCCGCGGCCGGCCTGCTGGACGGGAAAAGCTGCTCAACGCACTGGGCTGCCCACCACCAGATGCTGGAGCTGTTTCCTGAGGTACGGCTTGAAAGGGACAAGCTCATTACCGACCAGGACGGCCTCTATACCAACGGGGGCGCCTTTTCCTTCCTGAACCTGCTGCTCTACCTGGTAGAGAAATACTTTGACAGGGAGACGGCCATCTACTGTTCTAAGGTATTCCAGATCGATATGGACCGGCAGAGCCAGTCGCCCTATACGATCTTCACGGGCCAGAAGCGGCATATGGACCGGGTCATTATCCAGGCGCAGGAGTACCTGGAGGACAACGGGCATGAAAAGATATCGATGCAGGACCTTGCAGGCCAGTTTGCACTGAGCCGCCGCAATTTCGACCGCCGTTTCATAAGGGCCACAGGCAATACGCCCCTGGAATACCTGCAGCGCATCAGGGTCGAGATTGCCAAAAAAGCCTTTGAGAGCACCGGCAAGAGCATCGCCGAGGTCATGTACGAGGTGGGCTATTCGGACGTCAATGCCTTCCGCCAGGTGTTCAGAAGAATTACGGGAGTTCTGCCGGCCGTATACAAGGACCGCTACAACAAACATGAAGCAATTTAA
- a CDS encoding sensor histidine kinase: MARQYINAYTFTPEAALATLMGIGILFVIILFFIRKWQKSDGFNTGTMLKILGSSLFMFVISMLLIGFLTALAFDTVERNFNPQTLTISLFSHFLDGFIYSSFFLAYYYYQDNIKKQQKLASYNEALSESKINQLKKQLNPHFLFNNLNVLDQLIEEDKDKASDFLNEFAEIYRYVLQSTDKELVRIEEEIVFARQYFKLIHYKYGNAYQLKIENKSINGFIVPMTLQLLLENAVQHNLGTKENPVCIEIKTEADIFVSNNINLKRNVKPTSGRALKNLKEQYGLLSGKPIEINQIDNIFSVRVPIINNQNT, from the coding sequence GTGGCAAGGCAGTATATCAACGCTTATACTTTTACTCCGGAAGCGGCACTGGCCACATTAATGGGCATAGGAATTTTGTTTGTTATAATTCTTTTCTTTATACGAAAATGGCAGAAAAGTGATGGCTTCAACACAGGTACTATGCTGAAAATTTTAGGCTCATCATTGTTTATGTTTGTGATTTCAATGCTACTGATCGGATTTTTGACTGCACTTGCGTTTGATACTGTAGAGCGGAATTTTAACCCTCAGACATTGACGATTTCGCTATTTTCACATTTTCTTGATGGATTTATCTACAGCAGTTTTTTTCTTGCCTACTACTATTATCAAGACAATATAAAAAAACAACAGAAATTGGCATCCTACAATGAAGCATTGTCGGAAAGTAAAATCAACCAGCTAAAAAAGCAGCTTAATCCACATTTTCTGTTTAACAATCTGAATGTATTGGACCAGCTTATAGAAGAGGACAAAGACAAAGCCTCCGATTTCCTGAATGAATTTGCCGAAATTTACCGTTATGTATTGCAATCAACAGATAAGGAATTGGTTCGTATTGAAGAAGAAATTGTTTTTGCCCGGCAATACTTCAAGCTAATTCATTATAAATACGGAAATGCCTATCAATTGAAGATAGAAAATAAAAGCATAAACGGCTTTATCGTTCCAATGACCCTGCAATTGCTCCTTGAAAATGCGGTACAACATAATCTGGGAACGAAAGAAAATCCAGTCTGCATCGAAATAAAAACTGAAGCAGATATTTTTGTATCCAACAATATCAATCTAAAACGGAACGTAAAGCCCACATCAGGACGGGCATTGAAGAATTTAAAGGAACAGTATGGACTACTTTCTGGAAAGCCGATAGAAATTAATCAAATAGATAATATTTTTTCGGTCCGTGTTCCTATAATTAACAATCAAAATACATGA
- a CDS encoding LytR/AlgR family response regulator transcription factor, translating to MIKILIIEDEIPARNKLKRFIEELDSPVEIVAELDTVQSAIEFLSHHQPDLIFSDIELLDGNAFEIYQQVSLLCPIIFTTAYDQFWMDAFEGNGIAYLLKPFSRERFKKAWDKFRLLKDSDSEEQNAIMNLTQLIRQNLADKSYKKRFVVNTQQGIYFLDTQSIMFFKADEGVVFAYDHQEKKHLLSERTLKEIEEQLNPFDFYRINRAELIHKPYIEKIERYDKNTLAIKLKDYKNYLKTSRSQTSAFREWVEK from the coding sequence ATGATAAAAATACTCATTATAGAAGATGAAATACCGGCAAGGAATAAACTCAAACGCTTTATCGAAGAATTGGATTCGCCTGTTGAAATTGTAGCAGAATTGGATACTGTGCAATCTGCCATCGAATTTTTGAGCCACCACCAGCCTGACCTTATTTTTTCGGACATCGAATTGCTGGACGGCAATGCTTTTGAAATTTACCAACAAGTCTCTCTTCTTTGTCCGATAATTTTCACCACGGCCTATGACCAATTTTGGATGGATGCTTTTGAGGGAAATGGTATAGCTTACCTGCTGAAACCTTTTTCCAGAGAGCGGTTTAAAAAGGCTTGGGACAAATTCCGTCTGCTTAAAGATTCGGATTCGGAGGAACAAAATGCTATTATGAATTTAACCCAGCTCATCCGTCAGAATTTAGCAGATAAGTCTTACAAGAAGCGTTTTGTGGTCAACACGCAGCAGGGGATTTACTTTTTGGACACGCAGAGCATTATGTTTTTTAAAGCCGATGAGGGCGTTGTCTTTGCTTATGATCATCAAGAAAAAAAACATCTGCTGTCCGAACGCACTTTAAAGGAAATAGAAGAACAACTCAATCCTTTTGACTTTTACCGCATTAATCGAGCAGAACTAATCCACAAACCTTATATTGAAAAAATAGAACGTTATGATAAAAACACACTGGCTATTAAATTAAAAGATTACAAAAACTATCTCAAAACCAGTCGAAGTCAAACGTCCGCATTTCGAGAATGGGTAGAGAAATAG